A stretch of DNA from Gimesia chilikensis:
CGGCAGGGAGACACAGTCTCGCTGATGGCCTGTTCGAACAAGGTCGAGCGTTGGGTTCCCCCGGTGCGCGGCGCCGGTTCGATCCAGAAACTGATCCGCCAGGTCTATGATCTGGATCCGGTCTACGAGGCCTCAGACTACCGACTGATGTCGGAACAGCTCCAGCTGCGCTACCGTAAACGTTCGCTGGTCGTTGTACTCACACACGCGCTGGACGAAGTGCATCTCTCGCATTTGAGCGATGCCCTGCGGATGATGCGCTGGCCCCATCTGGTACTCTCTGCGTTCCTGCGAAACGTTCCCCTGCAGGAGCGGATGAACGCGATCCCGGAAACAGACCGCGAAGCCTTCCAGATCGCCGCAGCCGCAGACATCGTGGCCACCCAGACCACACAGATCGCCGCGCTACAGAAATCAGGTCTGCTGATTCTGGACACGCTGCCGGAGAATCTGTCGGTCAATCTCATCAGCCGCTACCTGGACATCAAAGCCCGGCAACTGCTGTGATAGCAGAGTAGAGATTCTCCCGTTTGCTTCCTGCTGCGCACAGGTTTATAGTTGTATCCATGCGTGCAAACCCCAATCAGCACTCTTACTGAACCTGTCAGCACTTCGAAAGCACTGCGGTATGCGAATCTTCTCACGGACTATATTGCTATTCAGCCTGTGTGTAATGGCCCTGATCGCCTCTTTGGTGGAGGCAGCGGATGACGCAACTATCAGCCGAGAACAGGCGATTGCCATTATCAAGCAGTTTCGCGGGGATATTAAATTCCAGAAAGATGATGCCAAACTCGACATCAAGTCCATCTTCTTTGCCAATTCAAAAATCGATGATACGGGCCTCGTCTATCTAAAAGATTTTCACCAGATGCAGGATCTGGCTTTTTATGGTGCCCAGCTGACAGGAGCAGGTTTAAAACATCTGCAGTATTTCAATCAGCTGCAAAAACTACATCTGGTACGCTGCCCTCTGAAAGATGCAGAGCTGGTGCATCTCAAACAGTTCCCGGCATTAAAACACCTCTACATTCGCAATGCCGAGCTGAGTGATGAGGCCCTCAAACACATGCAGGAATTAAAGCAACTGGAGAGTCTGTGGCTGGTCTCGACCAAAGTAACAGATGCAGGACTGATCCATCTGAAAGATTTAAAAGAACTAAGCTCGCTGAATCTCTATGAGACCAAAGTCAGTGATGCCGGCCTGGCTCAGTTGTCAGGTCTGAAGAAGCTGAAGTACCTGGATTTAAAGCTCACTCAAGTCAGTAGCACTGCTGTTGAGAGGCTCCAGGCGCAGATCCCGGACTGCAAAATTGCATTTGACCGACCGATCCTGCCTGCGCATCTCAAAGTGGCTGAGGAAGTGAAACAGTTAAAAGGATTTGTACGATATCGAGATGCGAACGCGCACCGGATTTTGTCGACAATCAGTCTGAGTGGTCCTCAAATCAACGACGCCCGCCTTTCCTGCCTGAAAGGTCTGTCTGGGTTGAAATCACTGACGTTGAATCAGACCAATGTCAGTGACCAGGGTCTAGTATGCTTAAAAGATCTGACGGGGCTGACCTCGCTGACCGTGATGCAGTCTCCCATCACAAATGAAGGTCTGTCACATCTAACGGGGCTTTCCCACTTAACAGCATTAAATCTTTCCAGAACAGCTATTACCGATGCTGGGCTAAAACACATCCTCAGCCTGAAACATCTGCAACGATTGAATCTGATCAATACCGGCGTCTCCTCAGCAGGCGTACAACAAATTAAGACAGCCCTGCCGAAATGTAAAATCGAAACCGGCGGAAGCACTGACGTTTCCATGCAGGGAAAGACAGAGATTGCCGCCCTCAAGGCATTGGGAGCGCACATTCAGAATCAAAGAGAGTATAAGAATGGAAAATACACTTCGGAGTATTTTACCTCGATCCGATTTTTTGGAAATCGGATCACCGACGAGCAGCTCAGACAATTAAAAATGATTCCCCGTTTAAAAGTCGTTACTTTTATCCAAACCAATATTACCGACAAGGGCGTGGAATATCTTTCCGTTTTATCAGAACTGGAACAGTTACAGTTATCTGGTACTGTGATTACTGACAAAGGTGTATCGCACCTGAGTGATTTAAAGAATCTCCAAAGTCTGGATCTCAATCGTACGGGCATCACCGACCAGGGTCTGGTTCCGCTGAATAAACTGCCTCAACTCAAATCACTGAACCTGGGAGGAACTCGGATCACAGATAAAGGCCTGATACATTTAAAAACACTACCAAGCCTGGAGACACTGAAGCTTTACAGCACAGGAATTACCGGATCTACCCTGAATGAATTGAAGCCACTGTCAAAACTGAAGACATTGGATTTATCCCTCACTCCACTCAATGATGACGGATTAAAAACAGTCGGTGAATTACACCAGTTACAAAGCATCTCCCTCACAAAAACGAAAATCACAAGTACCGGGGTCTCCCACCTCGCACCGCTGACAAAATTGACATACCTGAATCTCGATTATACCCAACTCGACGATGCTGCCCTGCCACCTCTCGCCAATCTGACAAATCTCAGCTCATTGAATCTTACAAAGACACTGGTGACAGATGCCGGGATGATTCATATATCAAAACTGAAAGCACTGAAGACACTGAATCTGAATCACACGAAGATCGCAAGCGTGGGTCTCGATCCCCTGAAATCACTCACGCAGCTTTATAAACTAGGGCTAAGAGAGACAGCCATTGATGATTCGGGACTCAAAACTCTCAGCTCCCTCTTTCACTTACGTAGTTTGGATCTGTATGGCACTCAGGTGACAGATGCAGGCGTGCTCCATTTCAAGAATAAAGTTATCAAACCGACAGATCTCAACTTACATGGCACGCGCATTACAAAAACCGGACTGGAAACACTCAAGCAGGAATTCCCGGACTGTCAGATACAGGCATCACCGCCCCTGGATTCTGACATTGAAGCGATACTGGCCAAACTGAAAGCAGCGGGTGCTTATCGTGTTCGCCGACTACGAGATGATGGGACAGAGCAGCTTACGATCCGGTTCTATCCTCGACTGGGAAACCAAACCGAGTTGCCTCCCATCAATGAACGTCTGAAACTGTTAAAGGGGCTTAGGACGTTAGAAGAGCTGGAAATTTCCGATAACAATTTAACCGATCCGGGCCTCAAAGAACTTCAGCATGTTCCTGAACTGAGAACTCTACGAATTAATGCTGGTAAGCTGACTGCAGAGGGTTTGAAACAGGTAGCCCAGCTCAAGAAACTGAATCTGCTGCAGATTCAGAATGCGGGAATCACTAATGAGCAACTGGTAGAGCTAAAGGACATGACTCAACTGGAAACACTGGTCCTGAGTGGAAATCAGATTACAGAGCACGGCCTCAAACATCTTTCAGGGCTCACAAATCTCAAAGGACTCAATCTGAGCCAGAACCGGATTTACAGCGACGGCATGGTACATCTTGCTTCCCTCAAAAACCTCAGAGGCCTGATTCTGGAGGGGACTCGCGTGGCCGATCAGGGACTGCAAGATCTGATCACTCTACCGCGGCTACGGACATTAATTCTCAATGGAACGACCATTACAGACGGCGGAACACAGCTTTTGAAGAAGATGAACTCGCTGGGGATGTTATCTCTGGAATCCACCTACATCTCCGACAGAGGGCTCAAAGATCTGGAAACGCTGCGGGGATTGTATCGACTGAAATTGAATGACACGCATGTCACGGAACAGGGAGTTAAGAACTTTCAGCGTCTCTTGCCAAAATGCCAGATTGAATACACAACACCTGTCGCATCGACTCTGCAAAACATTGTGCAGGAACTGAAAGAAGCGGGCGCTGATGTCAGCTTAATCAAACTGGGGAATCACCAGGCAATTGGTTCCGTGTATTTTCGGAATCCCGTCAAAGGTATCTTCACCGTTGATGACCGAACAGATAAAGCACAAGTGCTCGACAGTTGTCTGATACGGATCTCGGCACTGAAAGAGTTGAGACAGTTAGGTATTCACTGGCCTGAATTCGACGATGCGAAACTCAAACGTATCAAAAATCTAAAATACCTGTCTGAGCTCGATTTGACCGGGAGCCGTATTACTGATTCGGGAATCCAGGAATTAGAGGGGATGGTAAACCTGCAAATTCTGAAATTGAATCATACGCAGATCTCAGATAAAGGAATTACCGATCTGGTTAAGCTGACTCTGCCTCGGTTGAATCAGCTCGAACTGAACCAGAGTAAAGTGACGGAGGCGTCTCTCGATTCTTTAAAAGCATTGCAGCATTTGAGAAACCTGTCTCTGACTCATCTGGTGGTTTCGAATCCGCAACTCACAGAATTCAGTCAGGCGCTACCGAACTGTCACATTAAACTCAAAACCGAAGAATAGCCAACACGCTCGCGGTATTAACCCTTCCCCGCACCTACACAAAAGCATATACACCTGTACTGTTATTCCGCTGGTATCAATTGTAAGACACAGTGTCCACGTCGAGTGTGGGAATTAGTGAAAAGATTTTTTCGGGTGATCTCACTGAATTCGAGGAGAAACTGGTGGTCAACATCGTGTGCATATCTATAAATGGTCGATATTTATAAAGAATTAACAAAACCGGCGCGCATATAAAATATGCGGGTCGTACGACGGAAATCGTTCCCTCTTGTTTGAGCGTTGACTTTTTTCTTTTACTTAGTTCAGGGCCAGCCGTATAATTAAGATTCATTAGAAGTAAGCTACGTTTGTATTTGGAGTCATTTATGGCAGTCTGTTTAGTCCCCGTGAACCAGGGTCGCCCCATTGTGTTAGATAAGGCGATCATTCTTGTTGGACGGCATCCGGACTGCGATATCGTCATCACCGACAGCCCGAAGATTTCCCGCAAACACTGCTGCCTGGCGATTGTCAACGATCGCCCGGTCATCCGCGATTTAGGCAGCATGAACGGGGTTTACGTCAACGGAACCCGCATCGATTCGGAAGTTCGTCTGAAGCTGCACGACGAAATCAAGATCGGTAACGTCGCTTACCACCTGGAAAACATCGGTGCGGACGACAAGAAGAAACAGGAACCGAAGGAAAATACCCTCAGTTCCGACGACTCCCCAACCAAGGCTCCTTCTGTACAGCATTTCAAAAAGCCTGGCAAAGACATCGACATCTCTCAGCAGTTCCCCGTCGCGATTTCCGAAAGCGGCCAGAACGTAAAAGCGAACGAGAATCTGGACAGCCACGAGCTGGACGCTGATGATGAAGATGAAGAAGGCAATTATTCGGACAGCTTCGAGGGACACGGCTCGAACATCGAGTTCATTTCTTCTTCGTAGGCGCTTCTACTCCGGTCTGCTCAGCAGGCGGAAACTGCCTCCCCCGATTTTTCATCTGAAATAACAGCGGGTGCCAGAACCGGAAATGGGCGATCGTCATGATCACCAGCAGCGTGATACAACTGATGATCCCGCCAATCAGAAACCAGCCCGACTGGTATGCCCAGATCACTTCATGCTGCCCCGCGGGAAGTTTCACGCCCCGGTACATGCCATCCACCAGTTCCGCTTCGGCAGGCTGACCATCCACGTAGACCGACCAGCCGGGATACATGAGATCGGTCAGGATCAGCGTGTCTTCTTCCGGCGTCTCTGCCTCAATGACAATTTCATTGGCCCGGTAGGACTTAATCTCTGCCTGCTGATCAGCCACGGGATGTGACCAGGCAACGCGACCGCGGGACCCTTCGAGTTCATAGAAGTAGACCGGTTCATCGAAGCGGCCCCAGGCGGGATTGATCACCGCATCGAAATCACTCCACACCGGTTTGACCGGCCAGCGACTCAGGTCCAGTGGATGCTGACTCAGGATATGTGTCACCCCTGCTTTTCTCAACCATTCAATCTGCTCTGGCGTGGCTGGTTCTTTAAAAGGCAGCGGTTCCGGCATGGCCACCGCGGGGTCGAAATACTGCTCGGGGCCGATGCCCAGATAGACGGGCGTGGAAGCCACGCCGATCAAGGTCGGCAGGTTTGCGCCCGGGGCAAACAAGCGCACCGGCTGACCGTATTTGCTGGTAATCTCTCGGAGGGCACTCTTATCGACATTGTTAATCGGTGGATTCGGGATGACCGTGGCATAGGTCACGTAGCGGCTGACGACCCAGAAATCCGCCGTGGTAAACAGGCAGACTAACGTCACCACACCAATCTGAATCGTGGGTTTCCAGTGGGCGATGAGACGCTCCAGGCAGACACCGGCGATTACCGCGACCGCGAATGTCGTAACGATGCCGTAGCGTCCGGGACCGGTAAAGAAACTGAAGCCGGGGATGTGCCTGGTGATCGGCATTAACCAGCCGGGCGTATAAAGGAGTGCCAGAAAACCGATGATTGCCAGTAAGACCAGTCGTCGATCACGTGTCCACGCTCCGGAAAATGTACCGTAAATCAACAGCAGCAGTGCGGCAATCCCGAAGTAGAGATGTGCTTCTACCTGATTTGTGGCTTCCGAACCGGGAGCCAGCCCTGCGTCGAGATTGACTTCATAAGGATACCAGGCCCAGGGAGCGACGATCTGCGACAGGTACCAGACGGGAATATGGCCATAACCGGGCTTATGCGAACGTTCGCCTACCTCGGCCCGCTGACTGTGCTGTTTGAGTTCCCAGGTCGGCGCCAGTTGAACTGCTGACAGTGCGTAGGTCGAAACAAAGGCCAGCAGCAACAGGATGACCGTGCGTCTGCGATAGGGCTTGAGTGCTTCGGTGGTTTCATCACGACTGAACCAGATGCGAGCGGGGATATAGACCAGCAGCATCAGTTGAGTGATGAAGGCCAGGTTAAAGTGGCCAGGCAGGATCTGCATACTGAGTGCGAAGCAGAGTAGAATCGGGTAGCGCCAGAAGCGGGTCTGGAAGAATGATTCCACACACCAGAGCGTCAATGGGAGCCAGGCTCCGCCGATGATGGCCCATTCCAGACAGATCCGTGACGGAAACCAGCCGTAGGTGTAGACCAGCCCCGCGAAGAGTGCTGCCGCGATCGAATAACCAATCCGCCTGACATACAGAGCCGTGAAGACAAAGGCGAGGATGTAATGCAGAAGCTGTACGAAGTTATAAGCGGTATTCACGGGCAGAAAGCGGTAGGCGAAATAGTTGAACGGATAGAAGGCGCCGGTCTGGCTTTCCGCGACGAGGGGGAAACCATGACCGATGTAGGAATTCCAGAGCGGGAATTCGCCGGCCTGCAGGCGTTCTGCAAAGAAAGTTTTCTGCGGGAAGAAATAGGTATAGAGGTCGCCGCCAATCAGTCCCCCACCTGACCAGAGACCGCTCCAGAAGACCCACGTCAGCGCGACGGCCATAATCAGAATGATGCCGGCAAACAGGGGTGTGCCGAGCGGTTTTGTTTCCGCAGAGGGGGTCGGTTCGGCTTTCTTCTGGGGGGAACGACTCAAGCGACTGGACCTTGTGCTGACTGAATACTGTCTGAAATAAAAAAAGCAGGCGGCTGAATACCTGCGTGTATTCTAAGCCGCCTACTCTGATGTCTCAACAGACTGCGTCCGGAAGTTAGTTACCGAACATGCGGTTCAGGCGTGCCTGATGATAGGCCAGCTTTTCTGCGGAACTCATGGCTGCGAAATTCGGAGCTTCCTGAGTCTTCCCTGCTGCGGGTGTAGCCGCTGCTTTCTCTGCGGATGGGGTCGCCGGCTTACCGCCTGCTTTCTTCTCCGGAAAGCTGAAGGTTTTGCCGTCTTCACCGCCATAGCTCATCACGGCGGTCTGGTAAGTCAGGTCGGTTTCGAGATCGCGGTGCGGTTTGATGCCCAGTTCCTGTAGAACGCCGTGATAGGCTTTGACGGCATCTGCGGGTTGGATTTTGTCTTCGACCAGGTAACGCAGAAACTGAATAAAGGCGAGCTGATGTTCTGCCTGGTTGATCTTACGACCAAAGAGGGCGACACGGGCTCCGTATTTACGAGCATCGTAGATCAGCTGGAAGGCATCGAGAGTCGTGCCTGCCGAACCGCCGAGAATACCGACGACGAGGTGCGGATCATAGGCGACCAGTTCTTCCATGGCCCGTGGACCGTGGTAGACCATTTTCAGAAAGACGGGACGTCCCGCCGAAGCAACGCCGGCCAGAGTCCGGGCGATCAGGTCGTTAATGAACCCGGGAGCCAGATCTGCAGCGACCGCGTTACTGATGTTCGGATCGAAAATCTCGAGGAAGTGGCGGAACTTCTTACGTTCGGCTTCTTCGCGAAATTCCTTGTAGCGTTCAAGGGTCGCGAGGTCTTCTTCGAGATTGTTATTAAAGGTTACTGAGTAAAGACCCAAGTCAGCACCGTAGGCGCGTTCTTCAGGCTTACAATCGAGATGTCCACACTGGATGTGGTCCAGGCTGGCCGACCGGAATGGTTTGGCCGGCGGCAGATGCAGTTTGCCTCCGCGGGGAACGTGCACGTCGGTGGTGTCGTTCGCCCGGGCGGCGGGAGTGATCGGCGAGTTGTCAAACAATCGCTCGTCGATCGTCAGTTTCTCGCTGGTACTGGCAGACATCAGGACGATGTCGACCACTTCCTGCTTGATGACTTCGCGAATCTGCTGACGGTATTCTGCCAGCGTTTTGTATTTGAGTTCCTGGTCGTGCCGTTCCGGAGAGAGTCCGGGGGCACCGATGCCGAAGGCCATGTCGGCGTCTTTGGCATCAGCAATGATAAACTCTTTCGAGCCGCTGGGGTCAGCGTGAATTGACTGAAGCTTCCTGTCGAGAGATTTTTCCATCACACAATCATTTCAAAAACAAAACGCAAAAGCAGAACGCATAAAACACTTCAGGGGTCACCCGGCTGAGAATCAGCCGAGGACTTTGTCGACGGTTTCCCTCAGGACCCGGCCAGACTGGGTCAGAGCCAGCTGTTCTTTGGGCCAGAGTTCGATTTCCAGGTGCTGCATGACGCCGGTGCGTCCCATGACGGTCGGAACCGAAATACAGACATCCCGCAGACCAAAGGCACCATCCTGCAGTGATGAAACCGGCAGAATGCGACGCTGATCAAGGGCGATACAGTGCACGACATCGGCGATACTCACGCCGACAGCGAAACCAGCTCCGCCCTTTTTCTTGATGACTTCGGCTCCGCTGCCACGAGTTTTCTTTTCGACTTCGGCAATCAGACCGGCATTCACACCAGGGAACTTATCCAGAGGGAGTCCGCCGACCTGGGCAGCTGACCAGACAGGAACCATGCTGTCGCCGTGCTCGCCGAGAATCAGGGTGGAAACCTGTGTCGGAGGGACATCCAGACGGGCTGCCAGCATACTGCGAAGACGGGTGGTATCGAGAACGGTACCCAGACCGATGACCTGCTGAGGCGGCAGTCCGAGTTCTTTCATGGCCAGGTAGGTCAGCACGTCGACCGGGTTGGAGACGACGAAGACAATCGCTCCGGGTTTGGTGCCAACACGTTTGACGTCAGCCAGGATGTTTTTGAAGAGTTCAACGTTGCGGTTGATCAGGTCCAGGCGGCTTTCATCGGGCTTACGACGCAGACCGGCGGTGATGACGATTACGTCGCTGTCTTTCACCAGTTCGGTGCCCCCCGCATAAATCTTCTGATCTGCGGTCAGAGAACTGCCGTGCAGCAGGTCCAGGGCCTGGCCTTCGACCAGTTCCTGATTGACGTCTACCAGAGCGATTTCCCGGACAATGCCTCCGGCCTGTAATGCAAAGGCAGCACAGGAACCGACGAGTCCCCCACCACCGATAATACTGACATTCATGATCAAATCTTTTCTATTTATGACGAAGTGAGCTATAAACAATTCTGCAAACGTTTACCCGGGGATTACTGTCCCAGGGCTGACATGACCTGATCGGTGATCGCTTTGATCAGCTGATCTGAGTTGCCGCCGGCAGGTGCTGCTGCGGGCTGGGTCGATGGTTTCTGCAGGTATCCCGGGTAACTGGGAGCTGGCTCAAACGCTTTCTGCTGCGGCAGACCTTCGGTATAACCTTCCCGGAAGGCGCTGTTGCCACAGAGATCACAGTCTTCAACGTGGAAACGGGGATCATCGAAACCGAGCTTCTGCTTCAGGTCGAGCAGTTCGCGGGTTTCATTTTCCGTAAAGTAGTTGATGCGTCCGAGCTGCTTGGAGAGCAGCAGGATTTTACAGTACGCATCCAGAATTTCGGTTTTCCAGTAAGCGTCTTCCAGTGACTTACCGAAGCTGACGGTACCATGACCGGTCAGAATGATCGTGTTGGTGCCCCCTTTGAGGAAAGGCAGTACGGTGTCGGCGAATTTCTGTCCGCCCGGTGTTTCGTAAGGAGCCATAGGAACTTCGCCCATGAAGACTTCGACTTCGGGCAGCACACACTGTGGGATCGGCTCGCGGGCAACAGCGAAGGCAGTCGCGTGAGGCGGGTGACAGTGCACGACGGCTTTGACGTCGGGACGTTCTTTCATGATCGAAAGGTGCAGCAGGATTTCGCTGGTCCGCTTGCGGGTACCGGCGATCTGGTTGCCATCCAGGTCAACCGCACAGATGTCTTCGGGATTCATAAACCCTTTGCAGATCATCGTGGGTGAGCAGAGTACTTCGTTTTCGCCTACACGAATCGAGATGTTACCGTCGTTGGCAGCCGCGAAGCCTTTGTTGTAGACGCGACGTCCGATTTCGCAGATCTCTTCTTTCAGTTTCCGGTCGTGAATTCCACTGTTCCATTGACTCGACATGGTTTTGACTCCCAACGTAAATTTAAAAAGTATGTGTTTTCAGTTTGTGTGACTGGTCGTTAGTAAACTTCAACCTGATCCAGGATGGCCGACACATAGGCGTCGATCGGTTTGGTATCAGGATTAAAGGGAGCTGCTGCTTCCGCTCCTTCACTGACAGCAATCAGGCTGCCAGGTGAAGCACCCAACTCATCGTAGATCACAAACGGTTCCGTTTTCTTTTTCTTGTTTGTGTTCAGT
This window harbors:
- a CDS encoding class II aldolase/adducin family protein is translated as MSSQWNSGIHDRKLKEEICEIGRRVYNKGFAAANDGNISIRVGENEVLCSPTMICKGFMNPEDICAVDLDGNQIAGTRKRTSEILLHLSIMKERPDVKAVVHCHPPHATAFAVAREPIPQCVLPEVEVFMGEVPMAPYETPGGQKFADTVLPFLKGGTNTIILTGHGTVSFGKSLEDAYWKTEILDAYCKILLLSKQLGRINYFTENETRELLDLKQKLGFDDPRFHVEDCDLCGNSAFREGYTEGLPQQKAFEPAPSYPGYLQKPSTQPAAAPAGGNSDQLIKAITDQVMSALGQ
- a CDS encoding FHA domain-containing protein; this translates as MAVCLVPVNQGRPIVLDKAIILVGRHPDCDIVITDSPKISRKHCCLAIVNDRPVIRDLGSMNGVYVNGTRIDSEVRLKLHDEIKIGNVAYHLENIGADDKKKQEPKENTLSSDDSPTKAPSVQHFKKPGKDIDISQQFPVAISESGQNVKANENLDSHELDADDEDEEGNYSDSFEGHGSNIEFISSS
- a CDS encoding EutN/CcmL family microcompartment protein; this encodes MKIAEVIGKVTLSRKHPSLDGARWIIGIPLKSDELNTNKKKKTEPFVIYDELGASPGSLIAVSEGAEAAAPFNPDTKPIDAYVSAILDQVEVY
- a CDS encoding malate dehydrogenase, which produces MNVSIIGGGGLVGSCAAFALQAGGIVREIALVDVNQELVEGQALDLLHGSSLTADQKIYAGGTELVKDSDVIVITAGLRRKPDESRLDLINRNVELFKNILADVKRVGTKPGAIVFVVSNPVDVLTYLAMKELGLPPQQVIGLGTVLDTTRLRSMLAARLDVPPTQVSTLILGEHGDSMVPVWSAAQVGGLPLDKFPGVNAGLIAEVEKKTRGSGAEVIKKKGGAGFAVGVSIADVVHCIALDQRRILPVSSLQDGAFGLRDVCISVPTVMGRTGVMQHLEIELWPKEQLALTQSGRVLRETVDKVLG
- a CDS encoding YfhO family protein, yielding MSRSPQKKAEPTPSAETKPLGTPLFAGIILIMAVALTWVFWSGLWSGGGLIGGDLYTYFFPQKTFFAERLQAGEFPLWNSYIGHGFPLVAESQTGAFYPFNYFAYRFLPVNTAYNFVQLLHYILAFVFTALYVRRIGYSIAAALFAGLVYTYGWFPSRICLEWAIIGGAWLPLTLWCVESFFQTRFWRYPILLCFALSMQILPGHFNLAFITQLMLLVYIPARIWFSRDETTEALKPYRRRTVILLLLAFVSTYALSAVQLAPTWELKQHSQRAEVGERSHKPGYGHIPVWYLSQIVAPWAWYPYEVNLDAGLAPGSEATNQVEAHLYFGIAALLLLIYGTFSGAWTRDRRLVLLAIIGFLALLYTPGWLMPITRHIPGFSFFTGPGRYGIVTTFAVAVIAGVCLERLIAHWKPTIQIGVVTLVCLFTTADFWVVSRYVTYATVIPNPPINNVDKSALREITSKYGQPVRLFAPGANLPTLIGVASTPVYLGIGPEQYFDPAVAMPEPLPFKEPATPEQIEWLRKAGVTHILSQHPLDLSRWPVKPVWSDFDAVINPAWGRFDEPVYFYELEGSRGRVAWSHPVADQQAEIKSYRANEIVIEAETPEEDTLILTDLMYPGWSVYVDGQPAEAELVDGMYRGVKLPAGQHEVIWAYQSGWFLIGGIISCITLLVIMTIAHFRFWHPLLFQMKNRGRQFPPAEQTGVEAPTKKK